GAAAGTTCGTCCATCGCCTCGCTCACCCAGCGACGTTTGGTCGGCCAGTCGGCGACGGGCGATGAGTTGCCACTTTCCTTCATCTCTTTCGAGTAGACGGTGTTGAACGGCAGTTCCATCTGATAGATCGTGATGTTGTCCGGCTTCATCTCGATCGCTTTTTCGACACACTGTTGCCAGTTGTCATCGGTCTCGCCCACCATCCCTGCGATCAGGTCGATGTTAACCTGTGGAAAACCAACGTCCTGAATCCAGTCGTAGGCTCTTAGCACTTCCGGCGACAAATGTGCTCTGCCGTTTTCTTCCAGGATCTTGTCGTCGAAGTTTTCCACACCCAGCGATACTCGAGTGATGCCGATGTCTTTCAGCGTCTGCAGCTTCTCAAGACTTAGCGTACCAGGTTCGCATTCAAACGTGACTTCGCGAGCATTCTCCCATGTGACATGCTCGCTCATGCGTTCCCGCAACGAACGCAGCTGTTTGGAACTCAGGTAAGACGGAGTCCCGCCGCCGAAGTACACGAATTCCAGTTCTCGCCCCTGAACAGCCGGCTTGTGGCTAATCGTTTCGATTTCGCGAATCAACGCCTGTACATACTCTTCAATCGCTTTCGCGTTCTGATTGGTATACACGCGAAAGTAGCAAAACTTGCAGCGCTTGCGACAGAACGGAATGTGAATGTACAAGCCCAGCGGCGTCTTCTCTGTTTCGGCTTTCGGCCGTTC
This DNA window, taken from Fuerstiella marisgermanici, encodes the following:
- a CDS encoding coproporphyrinogen-III oxidase family protein, translating into MTTTDVSTSTEVGSYFISNYPPFSLWTADNVPQVFEAFERPKAETEKTPLGLYIHIPFCRKRCKFCYFRVYTNQNAKAIEEYVQALIREIETISHKPAVQGRELEFVYFGGGTPSYLSSKQLRSLRERMSEHVTWENAREVTFECEPGTLSLEKLQTLKDIGITRVSLGVENFDDKILEENGRAHLSPEVLRAYDWIQDVGFPQVNIDLIAGMVGETDDNWQQCVEKAIEMKPDNITIYQMELPFNTVYSKEMKESGNSSPVADWPTKRRWVSEAMDELSKAGYHISSGNEMIHNPETDHFVYRDSVWRGCDLLATGVSSFGHFQGVHYQNLDKIEDYIETVNNGELPINRALQPTAHQSLIREVVLQMKEGHISAQPFRDKFGVDILKEFSTAFSNQQAAGYLTVDGDDITLTRKGLLQVDSLLPEYFEPEHRAVRYT